Within Gilvibacter sp. SZ-19, the genomic segment TCGTTGAAAAGCATTTTATGCCGAATTAATTACGGTAAAACCTCAGTGAAACTCAGGTTTTATAAGGGTTTTCCTACAATCACTATTGATACTGTACAGCCAGTCTTAGCTTGTTCTAGGGCGAGAATCGCACCTAAAAGACTTAAGGATTAAGTGATGATTTAAAGTCATTAAAAGTATTGAATCTACTTTCTATTTTCCCATCACCAGAAATTAGAATATAGGTGGGGAAAGCCCAAATTGTTAAGTCCTTGGTCAAAGTATTCTCTTCCGCATAGACTTCACGATAATTTTGCCAAGTATAATTGTGCTTTTCCAAGTATTTCTTCCAAGTGTCGTGGTTTTGATCTGTTGAAATACCAATTAGCGTGATATCATTGTCGTCAAAAACTTGTAGTTGCTCTGCGATCTGCTTATGATCTCTGATGCAAGGTGGGCAGGCCACGAACCAGAAATCAAGTAAATAACGTTTGTTTGGTTCTAAATTGAGTTGAGTGACCGTCTTTTCTAAGGTCTCAAGTTCGTATTTTGAGATAGCTACCTCGTCTACGTTAAGCGTACTTTCCAGGCGACTCACAGCGCTGAGGAAATGTTGCTTTAAACTATCAGACTGCTTTTCGTATAGCGGAACAAGTGCTTTAAGTTTAGTCTTATCGTTTTGATTTCTGTTTATGTAATTTATTGCGACTATATGTGCGAAAGGATGTTCTATGTTAGATTCAATGGTTTTAAGTAAAAACCGATCAAAGGTTAAAGAATCTGCATTCGCCTCGTCTAAACGAGTCATCTCCTTAAAGAAATCTATAGCCTCGTAATAGATTTTAGAGTTTATTACGGTGTCAATCTTAAAGCGATCGGCAACACTTCCTTTAACTATGACTTCTTGACCGTCTAGCCAAATTTGTTGCGTTTTACGCTTTCCATCAATATATACTCCAATATTGTATAGGTCGTTAACCCCCTTTTTAAAGTTGTGTTTAATGGTGGTTTCAAACGGCAGATGATGACTATCTGTCTGACCTATATCAGATATCCACACACTATCTATTTGCTGCTGGCTGGAAATGCTTAGGGTGAGATCAAATCCCTCAGATTCTTCTTTTGTGTTTTCACAGCTAAAGAGTACAATCAGTAGCAATACTGGAATAAGTCTTTTCATTGGTTAGTGATTAAGTGCGGGGAGAGATTCTAATCAATGAACGTAACTTTTACAGAAGTATTTTAATTGTGAAAATTGCAGGCATATTAAAAGACATCTCTGAAATATTGAAACCGACCCTCCAAACAGTTTTGAGTTATCCAATTTACAAAACTGCCTGGAGGGCCGCCCCTTCTCCAAATTTGGGCATAATAAAAGATTGGTGAAATGAAGTTTTACCAAGTAAAACCAAATATCCAGTGGATGTTTGATTGAGGCAGCCGCGTAAGCGGAAGGCTTAGGGTTTTAAAACTCGCTAATACCTTTGTAATTGAAACCGACCCTCCAAACAGTTTTGAGTTATCCAACTTACAAAACTGCCTGGAGGGCCGCCCCTTCTCCAAATTTGGCGCATAAAAAAAGATTGGTGAAATGAAGTTTTACGATGTAAAACCAAACATCCAGTGGATGTTTGAATGAGGCAGCCGCGTAAGCGGAAATCATTAGATTTTATGGACAGGCCAAATAGATTGATCGTTCACTTTATTCCAATAAAAAAAGGTAAACAAGCGTTTACCTTTTTTTGCCCCAAATCTACCATGAACTTAACCTACTTATGCTATGGTGATTCAAATATAAACGATTCGGTCAATTATAATTAAGGCTTTTCCTACTTTTAGATTAAGGACGCCCTAAATTCGATAAACGACAAGCCCATCGATAAAAGGACATTTTTTTTAACAGATTTTAGTAGGCGCGCTCTGGGTTGCCTTCAAAGAAGTTTATGTACGCCTGATTTACAACACGTTTGCCTCCTGGCGTAGGATAGTCTCCGGTAAAATACCAATCTCCTAAATTCTTAGGACAAGCTTGGTGTAGCTTTTCAACGGACTGGAACAATACCTTTACCTCTGCGTTCAGGTCAGAACCATCGGCTAAGAGTTCCGCTATCTTATCAGAAAGCTCCTGGTCGCTGAAAGGCGCATAGAGTTCCTTTACATAATTAGTCACTTCTGCGTCTGGCAAGTGATGTTGCGCTTTACATTTGTTGTAGATCTCCTCTACAATTCCAGACGTTCCTCGGTCTTCATGTAGGGCCAAGGCCGCTTGGAAAGCTACAAAATCCTCCAATCGTGCCATATCGATTCCGTAGCAATCTGGATAACGGATCTGCGGAGCAGAACTCACCACTACGATCTGCTTCGGATTCAGACGATCTAACATCTTTAGGATACTCTTTTTCAAGGTTGTTCCACGTACAATAGAGTCGTCTATGATAACCAAATTATCTGTTGGTTTCACCACGCCGTAAGTGACGTCATATACGTGTGCAACAAGATCGTCACGGCTGCTATCCTCGGTAATAAAGGTGCGAAGTTTTACATCTTTAATAGCGATCTTTTCCGTGCGGATCTTCAGCTCTTGAATGCTCAAAAGGTCCTCCGGCGTCAAGTTGCCAGCTTTATCTAAAATGGCTTTGTTTTTTTGCTGATTGAGCTCGTCTTGCGCAGCTTCTACCATTCCGTAAAATGAAGTCTCCGCAGTATTCGGAATAAAGGAAAAGACAGTATTTACAGTGTCGTGCCCAATAGCCTTTAAAACATCAGGCATCAATAAACGGCCCAATTCTTTGCGCTCTTGATAAATCTCCGCATCGGAGCCTCTTGAAAAATAAATACGCTCAAAGGAACAAGACTTGCGTTCTAAAGGTTTCAATATCTGAGAGATCTTAACCTCTCCAGATTTTCGAACAATTATGGCGTGACCTGGATCTAACTCCTCTACAGCATCAAAAGGAACATTGAAAACTGTTTGAATGGCTGGACGCTCTGAGGCCACCACTACCACTTCGTCGTCCTTGTAAAAATAGGCTGGACGAATCCCGGCAGGGTCGCGCAGTACGAAAGAATCTCCATGTCCTAAAAGTCCGGCCATGGCATAACCACCATCCCAATCTTTAGAGGATTTACGAAGCACTTTGGCTACGTTGAGATTGTCTACTATATAAGGAGAAGCGTCTTTTTTATTGAGTCCCTTAGACTTTGCTTGTTTATAGAGTTTGCGAACGGCGTCATCCAAAAAGTGCCCGATCTTCTCCATAACGGTAATGGTGTCGGCCTTTTCCTTAGGATGCATTCCCAACTTGATCAAGTTGTTGAACAACTCGTTGGTGTTGGTCATGTTGAAGTTACCAGCAATGATAAGGTTGCGGTGCATCCAGTTATTCTGGCGCAAGAACGGGTGAACATTCTCTACGCTATTCTTTCCGAAAGTTCCATAACGCACATGCCCTAAAAGCAGCTCTCCTATATATGGGATGTTCTTTTTTTGTGCCTGTACATCGTCTGCGTACTCCGGATGCTCGCTGAGCTCCGTGTTAATTCTTTCGTTGATCTGAGAGAAGATATCCTGAATCGGTTGAGAGGCATGAGAACGCACGCGACTAATATAGCGTTGGCCCGGTTCCACATCGAGTTTAATGCTTGCAAAACCAGCACCGTCTTGTCCACGGTTGTGCTGTTTTTCCATCATCAGGTACATTTTGTTGACCCCGTAAAAGGCACTGCCGTACTTTTCTTTGTAGTACTCCAGAGGCTTAAGCAATCGGATCATTGCAATACCACATTCGTGTTTTAATGCGTCACTCATGGTTGTTTCCTTTCAATAAAAAACGCCCGTAATTGGGCGTGTTAATCTATCTCTATTTCGAATTGAGTTAATTGTTTAAACTGCATCAAGCGTTGATGCACTTCTGCTTTGTCCAGATCTTCCATGCGTCGAGTTCCAAACTTTTCTACACAGAACGAGGCCAAACACGCGCCGTAAATAATGGCTTGTTTCATGGTCTCGAAGTTGATCTCTTCGGACTGTGCCATATATCCTGCAAATCCACCGGCAAAAGTATCGCCAGCTCCTGTTGGGTCGAATACTTCTTCCAAAGGTAGGGCAGGTGCAAAGAAGATCTCGTGCTCGTCGAACAACAGAGCGCCGTGCTCTCCTTTTTTTATCACTACATATTTAGGACCCATTTGACGGATCTTCTTGGCGGCAGAGACCAGAGAATATTCTCCGGTAAGCTGTCGTGCTTCTTCGTCATTAATGGTGATGACATCGATCTTTTTGATCACTTCCATGAGTTCGTCCCAAGTGTTGTCCATCCAGAAATTCATGGTGTCCAGTACAACGAGCTCCGGTTTCTTTTCCATTTGGTCTATGACTCCCAATTGAATGCTTGGATGCAAATTCCCTAGCATTACCACACGAGCGTCTTTGTAATCCGCAGGAACCACCGGGTCAAAATCTGCAAGGGTATTCAGCTCGGTCACTAAGGTGTCACGGGAGTTCATATCGTGGTGATACTTACCACTCCAGAAGAAAGTCTTCCCGTCTGGAACAACTTCAATCCCTTCTATATTAAGGTCTTTTCCTTCTAGAAAATCGAGATATGATTGTGGAAAATCTCCGCCTACTACAGAGACCAAGGCGGAATCAGCTTTAAATTGAGATGCGGCCAGACCTATATAAGTGGCTGCGCCACCTAGTATTTTGTCGGTCTTTCCAAATGGGGTTTCGATAGCGTCGAAAGCAACGGTTCCGACGATCACTAGTTTACTCATAACTTGCCTTTGGTTCTGCGCTGCAAATATACGTTTTTTAATACGTACAAAACTAGAGGTGCGGGAGGCTTATTTTCTTCCGAAATCTGCCGGGATCTCACCCCAAGCTTTGGTTTCCCATTTGGCAATCTTTGTTTTGTATTTATGGGTTTTGAGCCAGTGTTCCGCTCTAGCGATCAATTCAAAGAGTTGGGCGTTTGCGGCCGTGCGTTTGAGCTTGGTATTGCACTTCTTGCGTTTTACCCATCCCCAAGCAATTCGCGAATCGGTATACAACATGCGGTCGCTCTTAATTTTGTCTAGGTAGGCCAATCCGTGCACCAAGGCAAGGAATTCTCCTACGTTATTGGTGCCTTGTTTAAAAGGACCTTGATGAAAAAGTTGTTCTTTAGTTTGGGTGTCGACGCCGCGGTATTCCATCAGCCCCGGATTTCCGCTGCTGGCGGCGTCTACGGCAATAGAGTAAAGCTCAGGTTCGCCATAAGCTGCCTTCTGCTCTGGAGTTAGTGTCTTTTTTTTAGAACTGCCTTTACCCTTATAATCTTCGTATTCGCCTTGGTAGTAGGCTTTTTGTGCTTCAAGACGGTCTTCAAAGGATTTGTATTGCGCACCTTTTACTCCTTTAATTGCCTTCTGACAGGCCTCCCAGGTCTCGAAGATCCCGGTTTGCAAACCGTACCAGACCACATAATATTTCTTTTTCTTGGCCATTAATGAGCTAAGATCAGGTTTTCTAGCACTTTTGGAAAATGCTCGTATTCTAATTTGTGGATCTTAGCAGCGACATCTTCTGGACTGTCACTTGGGTCCAGTCTGGTCTTGGCCTGAAATATGATCCCACCTTCATCGTAGTGTTCGTTCACATAGTGAATTGTAATACCACTAAAGGACTCCTTATTTTCAACTACGGCCTTATGAACATGCATTCCGTACATGCCTTTACCTCCGTAGTCGGGTAATAAGGCCGGATGTATGTTGATGATCTTATCCGGATAATCTGCGACCAAGTACTCCGGAATCTTTAATAGAAAGCCGGCTAGAACGATCAAGTCTGGCTTAATTTCTTCTAACATCCTCCCGAGGATCTCTTTAGAGTTTAGTTGGTCTTTGGTAAAGGATCTGGTGGGCACATTTAAAGCCTCAGCACGGGCTAAAACTTTGGCATCCTTCTTGTTAGACAGCACTTGAACCACCTCCGCGGTTTTGGTAGCCTGGAAGTATTTGATGATGTTTTCTGCGTTGGTACCGTTTCCGGAAGCAAGGATCACAATTTTGGGCTTCATAGACCGTAGAATGGGGTGTTTCAAAGAAGTAAATTAGTATAAATCACAAAAGTAAGGCAAATCAGAATTACTTCTATCAAAATTGATTACATTGGAGTTACATTTTGTGCCCAAAATGGTGTTTTAATGTAAAATATTTTATTTTTGCCACTTAATTAAAACCTTAAAAACAAAGATTATGTCAGACATTGCATCACGAGTAAAGGCGATTATCGTTGACAAACTAGGAGTTGATGAAAACGAAGTAGTTAACGAAGCGAGTTTTATAAACGATCTAGGAGCCGACTCATTGGACACTGTAGAGCTTATCATGGAGTTCGAAAAAGAATTCGACATTCAGATTCCAGATGATCAAGCAGAAAACATTGCCACTGTAGGACAAGCAATTTCATATATAGAGGAAGCCAAGTAAACTTACTATGGAACTTAAGCGAGTTGTAGTAACGGGTCTCGGAGCCTTAACCCCAATCGGAAGTAACATTCAAGAATATTGGGACGGTCTTTCTAACGGAAAGAGCGGATGTGCCCCTATAACCTATTTCGATACTGAAAAGTTTAAAACGAAATTCGCTTGCGAGCTTAAGAACTATAATCCTCAAGATCATTTTGACAGGAAAGAGGCGCGCAAATTAGATCGATTTGCCCAATATGCGCTCGTTTCATCAGATGAAGCCATCAAAGACGCTGGAATCAATCTCGATGAGGTTGATAAATTTAGAGTTGGTGTAATCTGGGGAGCAGGTATTGGAGGCCTACAGACTTTTCAAGATGAAGTTATAAATTATGCAGAAGGGGATGGAACACCACGTTTCAACCCCTTCTTTATCCCCAAAATGATAGCCGATATTGCCCCGGGTAATATCTCTATCAAACACGGGTTCATGGGCCCGAACTACACCACGGTATCTGCCTGTGCTTCTTCTGCTAACGCCATGATCGACGCATTGAACTACATTCGTTTAGGACATTGCGATGTGATCGTTACCGGCGGATCAGAAGCGGCAGTAACTATTGCA encodes:
- a CDS encoding TlpA disulfide reductase family protein, which translates into the protein MKRLIPVLLLIVLFSCENTKEESEGFDLTLSISSQQQIDSVWISDIGQTDSHHLPFETTIKHNFKKGVNDLYNIGVYIDGKRKTQQIWLDGQEVIVKGSVADRFKIDTVINSKIYYEAIDFFKEMTRLDEANADSLTFDRFLLKTIESNIEHPFAHIVAINYINRNQNDKTKLKALVPLYEKQSDSLKQHFLSAVSRLESTLNVDEVAISKYELETLEKTVTQLNLEPNKRYLLDFWFVACPPCIRDHKQIAEQLQVFDDNDITLIGISTDQNHDTWKKYLEKHNYTWQNYREVYAEENTLTKDLTIWAFPTYILISGDGKIESRFNTFNDFKSSLNP
- a CDS encoding amidophosphoribosyltransferase — translated: MSDALKHECGIAMIRLLKPLEYYKEKYGSAFYGVNKMYLMMEKQHNRGQDGAGFASIKLDVEPGQRYISRVRSHASQPIQDIFSQINERINTELSEHPEYADDVQAQKKNIPYIGELLLGHVRYGTFGKNSVENVHPFLRQNNWMHRNLIIAGNFNMTNTNELFNNLIKLGMHPKEKADTITVMEKIGHFLDDAVRKLYKQAKSKGLNKKDASPYIVDNLNVAKVLRKSSKDWDGGYAMAGLLGHGDSFVLRDPAGIRPAYFYKDDEVVVVASERPAIQTVFNVPFDAVEELDPGHAIIVRKSGEVKISQILKPLERKSCSFERIYFSRGSDAEIYQERKELGRLLMPDVLKAIGHDTVNTVFSFIPNTAETSFYGMVEAAQDELNQQKNKAILDKAGNLTPEDLLSIQELKIRTEKIAIKDVKLRTFITEDSSRDDLVAHVYDVTYGVVKPTDNLVIIDDSIVRGTTLKKSILKMLDRLNPKQIVVVSSAPQIRYPDCYGIDMARLEDFVAFQAALALHEDRGTSGIVEEIYNKCKAQHHLPDAEVTNYVKELYAPFSDQELSDKIAELLADGSDLNAEVKVLFQSVEKLHQACPKNLGDWYFTGDYPTPGGKRVVNQAYINFFEGNPERAY
- a CDS encoding PfkB family carbohydrate kinase, with the translated sequence MSKLVIVGTVAFDAIETPFGKTDKILGGAATYIGLAASQFKADSALVSVVGGDFPQSYLDFLEGKDLNIEGIEVVPDGKTFFWSGKYHHDMNSRDTLVTELNTLADFDPVVPADYKDARVVMLGNLHPSIQLGVIDQMEKKPELVVLDTMNFWMDNTWDELMEVIKKIDVITINDEEARQLTGEYSLVSAAKKIRQMGPKYVVIKKGEHGALLFDEHEIFFAPALPLEEVFDPTGAGDTFAGGFAGYMAQSEEINFETMKQAIIYGACLASFCVEKFGTRRMEDLDKAEVHQRLMQFKQLTQFEIEID
- a CDS encoding viroplasmin family protein, yielding MAKKKKYYVVWYGLQTGIFETWEACQKAIKGVKGAQYKSFEDRLEAQKAYYQGEYEDYKGKGSSKKKTLTPEQKAAYGEPELYSIAVDAASSGNPGLMEYRGVDTQTKEQLFHQGPFKQGTNNVGEFLALVHGLAYLDKIKSDRMLYTDSRIAWGWVKRKKCNTKLKRTAANAQLFELIARAEHWLKTHKYKTKIAKWETKAWGEIPADFGRK
- a CDS encoding phosphoribosylglycinamide formyltransferase, which translates into the protein MKPKIVILASGNGTNAENIIKYFQATKTAEVVQVLSNKKDAKVLARAEALNVPTRSFTKDQLNSKEILGRMLEEIKPDLIVLAGFLLKIPEYLVADYPDKIINIHPALLPDYGGKGMYGMHVHKAVVENKESFSGITIHYVNEHYDEGGIIFQAKTRLDPSDSPEDVAAKIHKLEYEHFPKVLENLILAH
- a CDS encoding acyl carrier protein; translation: MSDIASRVKAIIVDKLGVDENEVVNEASFINDLGADSLDTVELIMEFEKEFDIQIPDDQAENIATVGQAISYIEEAK